The following coding sequences lie in one Arachis ipaensis cultivar K30076 chromosome B05, Araip1.1, whole genome shotgun sequence genomic window:
- the LOC107642395 gene encoding cyclin-dependent kinase F-4 isoform X2 has translation MNHPNIVKLKEVIRESDILYFVFEYMECNLYQLMKDREKMFSEGEVRNWCFQVFQGLAYMHQRGYFHRDLKPENLLVTKDIIKIADFGLAREISSQPPYTEYVSTRWYRAPEVLLQSYLYSSKVDMWAMGAIMAELFSLRPLFPGASEADEIYKICSVIGSPTIESWADGLKLARDINYQFPQLAGVHLSALIPSASDDAVSLIRSLCSWDPCKRPTAAEALQHPFFQTCFYVPPSLRTRAVSRTPPSAGTRGALDQQGVRRYSGMLPNSKLTNNFSSPKLHPPLASGVQRKLDMVNQNGSKNEKSMNTVKQSKYRQPGKDSPIHVGVGSFYEQG, from the exons ATGAACCACCCAAATATTGTGAAGCTAAAGGAAGTTATTCGAGAAAGTGACATTCTGTACTTTGTTTTTGAGTACATG GAATGCAACCTGTACCAACTTATGAAAGACAGGGAGAAGATGTTTTCTGAAGGTGAAGTTAGGAATTGGTGTTTTCAAGTTTTCCAAGGTCTTGCTTATATGCACCAGCGTGGATACTTCCACCGTGATCTGAAGCCTG AGAACTTGCTGGTTACCAAGGATATCATAAAAATTGCTGATTTTGGCCTAGCACGTGAGATCAGTTCACAACCACCCTACACTGAGTATGTCTCCACACGGTG GTATCGTGCTCCTGAAGTGCTACTTCAATCTTATCTGTATAGCTCCAAAGTTG ACATGTGGGCAATGGGTGCTATAATGGCTGAACTGTTCTCTCTTCGTCCTCTTTTCCCTGGTGCCAG TGAAGCGGATGAGATCTACAAAATATGCAGTGTGATAGGCAGCCCAACCATTGAATCATGGGCTGATGGGCTGAAACTTGCAAGGGATATAAACTATCAGTTCCCACAG CTTGCTGGTGTACATCTTTCGGCACTGATACCATCTGCGAGTGATGATGCAGTCAGCCTTATCAGG TCACTTTGCTCATGGGATCCCTGCAAGAGGCCTACAGCTGCAGAGGCCCTTCAACATCCCTTTTTCCAG ACTTGTTTTTATGTTCCTCCATCCCTTCGTACTAGAGCAGTGTCAAGAACTCCTCCATCTG CTGGAACAAGGGGAGCCCTTGATCAGCAAGGGGTTAGGAGATATTCTGGCATGTTGCCTAATTCAAAGCTCACCAATAACTTCTCTTCTCCGAAATTACATCCTCCTTTAGCTTCAG GTGTGCAACGTAAGCTGGATATGGTGAATCAG AATGGAAGTAAGAATGAGAAGTCCATGAATACTGTTAAACAATCAAAATATCGACAGCCTGGAAAGGATAGCCCAA TTCATGTTGGTGTTGGCAGCTTCTATGAACAAGGGTAG
- the LOC107642395 gene encoding cyclin-dependent kinase F-4 isoform X1 — protein sequence MNHPNIVKLKEVIRESDILYFVFEYMECNLYQLMKDREKMFSEGEVRNWCFQVFQGLAYMHQRGYFHRDLKPENLLVTKDIIKIADFGLAREISSQPPYTEYVSTRWYRAPEVLLQSYLYSSKVDMWAMGAIMAELFSLRPLFPGASEADEIYKICSVIGSPTIESWADGLKLARDINYQFPQLAGVHLSALIPSASDDAVSLIRSLCSWDPCKRPTAAEALQHPFFQTCFYVPPSLRTRAVSRTPPSAGTRGALDQQGVRRYSGMLPNSKLTNNFSSPKLHPPLASGVQRKLDMVNQNGSKNEKSMNTVKQSKYRQPGKDSPTSMNKGRNAKAISETADRLTNMNVGSGTRRHSIGQPRPPPMKAGVNWISESGNFMLRAAQPIPTGRTFSRKVAG from the exons ATGAACCACCCAAATATTGTGAAGCTAAAGGAAGTTATTCGAGAAAGTGACATTCTGTACTTTGTTTTTGAGTACATG GAATGCAACCTGTACCAACTTATGAAAGACAGGGAGAAGATGTTTTCTGAAGGTGAAGTTAGGAATTGGTGTTTTCAAGTTTTCCAAGGTCTTGCTTATATGCACCAGCGTGGATACTTCCACCGTGATCTGAAGCCTG AGAACTTGCTGGTTACCAAGGATATCATAAAAATTGCTGATTTTGGCCTAGCACGTGAGATCAGTTCACAACCACCCTACACTGAGTATGTCTCCACACGGTG GTATCGTGCTCCTGAAGTGCTACTTCAATCTTATCTGTATAGCTCCAAAGTTG ACATGTGGGCAATGGGTGCTATAATGGCTGAACTGTTCTCTCTTCGTCCTCTTTTCCCTGGTGCCAG TGAAGCGGATGAGATCTACAAAATATGCAGTGTGATAGGCAGCCCAACCATTGAATCATGGGCTGATGGGCTGAAACTTGCAAGGGATATAAACTATCAGTTCCCACAG CTTGCTGGTGTACATCTTTCGGCACTGATACCATCTGCGAGTGATGATGCAGTCAGCCTTATCAGG TCACTTTGCTCATGGGATCCCTGCAAGAGGCCTACAGCTGCAGAGGCCCTTCAACATCCCTTTTTCCAG ACTTGTTTTTATGTTCCTCCATCCCTTCGTACTAGAGCAGTGTCAAGAACTCCTCCATCTG CTGGAACAAGGGGAGCCCTTGATCAGCAAGGGGTTAGGAGATATTCTGGCATGTTGCCTAATTCAAAGCTCACCAATAACTTCTCTTCTCCGAAATTACATCCTCCTTTAGCTTCAG GTGTGCAACGTAAGCTGGATATGGTGAATCAG AATGGAAGTAAGAATGAGAAGTCCATGAATACTGTTAAACAATCAAAATATCGACAGCCTGGAAAGGATAGCCCAA CTTCTATGAACAAGGGTAGGAATGCGAAGGCAATTTCTGAAACAGCGGATAGGTTGACCAATATGAATGTTGGTAGTGGTACTCGAAGACATTCTATAGGACAACCCCGCCCTCCTCCAATGAAGGCTGGAGTTAATTGGATTTCTGAATCTGGAAACTTCATGCTGAGAGCTGCACAGCCGATCCCCACCGGAAGAACTTTCAGTCGAAAGGTTGCTGGATGA
- the LOC107641617 gene encoding protein BREVIS RADIX-like encodes MFTCIACTKQTAEEREEESREGGTPSTKEAVKSLTTQLKDMALKFSGAYKQCKPCTGSSTYKKGQRPYPDFDTISEGVPYPYMGGASTSSTPAWDFTSSNHPGRTDPRFMRGFGGDQTPRARDSASVCDVVLEDEGEAKEWMAQVEPGVHITFVSLPNGGNDLKRIRFSREMFNKWQAQKWWGENYDRIMELYNVQRFNRQSLNTPPRSEDEPRDSTYSRLTSARESPMTSSLNRDWTTPRHHYKHLEQGGSGHQFHAAGSSMEASRTTTSSRDEPSVSNASEMETEWVEQDEPGVYITIRQLADGTRELRRVRFSRERFGEVNAKTWWEENRDRIQAQYL; translated from the exons ATGTTTACATGCATAGCTTGTACAAAGCAAACGGCGgaagagagggaagaagaaagcCGTGAAGGTGGCACGCCCAGTACAAAAGAAGCCGTCAAAAGCCTGACCACGCAG TTAAAGGACATGGCACTGAAGTTTTCAGGTGCATACAAGCAGTGCAAGCCATGCACAGGGTCAAGTACCTACAAGAAAGGACAGAGACCTTATCCTGATTTTGACACCATCTCAGAAGGGGTTCCATACCCTTACATGGGAGGTGCAAGCACAAGTTCAACCCCTGCTTGGGACTTCACTAGCTCCAATCATCCTGGTAGAACTGACCCAAGATTCATGAGAGGATTTGGTGGGGATCAGACCCCTAGAGCTCGCGATTCGGCCTCGGTTTGTGATGTGGTGTTGGAGGATGAGGGTGAAGCCAAGGAGTGGATGGCACAAGTGGAGCCAGGGGTTCACATCACCTTTGTTTCTCTTCCTAATGGTGGAAATGACCTCAAAAGAATTCGCTTCAG CCGGGAGATGTTCAATAAATGGCAAGCACAAAAATGGTGGGGCGAGAATTATGACAGAATCATGGAACTTTACAATGTTCAACGATTCAATCGACAATCTCTTAACACTCCTCCAAGATCCGAGGATGAG CCAAGGGATTCTACATACTCAAGATTGACATCTGCGCGAGAAAGTCCTATGACCTCATCTTTAAACAGAGATTGGACAACACCAAGGCATCACTATAAACACTTGGAACAAGGTGGTTCCGGCCACCAGTTCCATGCAGCAGGGTCATCCATGGAAGCATCAAGGACTACAACCTCTTCTAGAGACGAGCCTTCGGTGAGCAATGCGAGCGAGATGGAGACAGAATGGGTAGAGCAGGATGAGCCTGGAGTTTACATCACAATCAGGCAGTTAGCCGATGGAACGAGGGAGCTTCGACGCGTGAGATTCAG CCGGGAAAGATTTGGGGAGGTAAATGCAAAGACATGGTGGGAGGAGAACAGAGATAGAATACAAGCTCAATACCTTTGA